The genomic DNA TGGACTGCGCGTCCCGACGGCGGGCCGTGGCGGTCGACACCGCCCTCGGCGGGGGAGGTGTGGGCCGGGCACATGATCAGGCGACGGGCGGGCCGGGGCGTCCTGCGGCGGCGTCGAGGGCGGCGAGGGCGGCGGTGAGGGTGATGCCGCCGTGGTGGTCGGCGGGGCCGAGGCCGGTGAGGGCGGCGATCCGGCGCAGCCGGTAGTCGACGGTGTTGGGATGGATGTGCTGCCGGGCGGCGACCTCGCGGCGGTTGTGGCCGCACTCCAGGTAGAGCCGCAGGGTGGGCAGCAGGTCGGGGTGGGCGGCGAGCGGGGCGAGCAGCGCGGCGAGCCGGTCTCGGGCGGCGCCGGGGCGGGTGAGCTGGTGCTCGACGAGGAGGTCGTCCAGCCGGTACGCGCCGGGCGGGCGGCGGAAGACGAGGGCGGTGTCCCTGACCTCGGCGGCCAGCCGGGCGGCGTCGGCCACCCGTTCGGGCGGGCCGGCCGCGGCGCCGGCGGTGATCGGGACGTTCGCGGCGCGGCCGAGGTCGGCGAGGACGGTGTCCAGCCAGGCCCGCTGCTCGGCGTCCGGGTCGGTGCGGGGGAGCAGCGCGAGGCCTTCGCCGGCGGTGAGCCGGGCGAGGACGGGGGCCCCGGTGATCCGGTCGAGTTCGGCGCGGATCCGGCGGATCTTGCGCCGGGCGGCGACCTCGCCGTCGACGTCCTCGCGCGCCTCGTCGCGGTGGGTGCCGATGGCCAGGCTCAGCACCAGGTAGGCGGGCGGCAGGGCGGTGCCGGTGCGGGCGGCGACGGTGCGGATGTCGGCGCCGATGAGCAGCGCGGCGAGCATGGTGTGCCGGGCGGCGCCGCTCTCGCCGACCTGGGCCTGCCGCTCCTCCAGGTAGCCGGCGGTGACCTCGGCGACGGTGACGCGCAGCCCGGTGAGCAGCGCCCGGTAGGCGAAGCCGACCTGTTCGGGCGGGAGCTGGGTGCCGAGGAAGTCGACGCAGACCTGCGCGCCGAGGTAGTAGGCGTCGACCACCGCCTCGATCGGCACGCCCTCCTCGGCCCGGCGGGCGGCCGAGGCGCGCTGGAAGGCCCGCCACTCGGGTTCCAGCGGCCGGCCGGTGCGCAGGGACTGGGCGATGCCGCGCAGGCTCTGCTCGGTGACCCGGCGGACGTCCCGTTCCAGTTGCTCGCCGGGCAGCCGCCGGTAGACGGGCTGCTCGGCGATCAGGCGGGCGGTGATCTCCTCCTGCAGCCGGGGCAGTTCGGCCAGCATCCGTTCGGCCATGGTCGGGCCGAGGGTCTCGTCGGGATTGTGCTCGGTCACAGGCGGTGCCTTCCTCGGGGTCGGCGTACGGCGTTCCGGGGGCTGACAGGGCGTCATCCTAGGGGCGGCTCCGGACGGGGGAGCCCCGTCGTGGGGCAGGGTGCCGAGGGCGGCACGCGGGGCGGCGGCGGGTGACAGGCGCGGCGGCGGTCGGCTGTGACGCGTCACAACGGGGCGGGCGGAAACTCTGGGCGCCGTCCCGGTGCCGCGGCGGCTCCTGCGGCCGCAGGATGGTCTCCCGTCGAGGCCGCACCCGTCCGAAGGAGTCCGCAGGTGTCACCCTCCGTCCCGCCGACCGGAGCCGTCCCGCCGGCCGGAGCCGGCCACCGCGCCGAGGCAGTCCGCACCGCCGAGGTCGTCCGCGGCCGCGACGGCACGCCGGTCACCGTGCACCGCTGGACGCCCGCGGGCCGGCCTCGCGGGGTGGTGCAGCTCTCCCACGGGGTCGGCGAGCACGCCCGGCGCTACGACCACCTGGCCCGTACGCTGGCCGGCGCGGGCTGGGCCGTCCAGGGGCAGGACCACCGCGGCCACGGCCTGACGGCGGCGCACAGCGAGGCGTTCGGCCGGATCGGCGCGCAGGGCTGGGCCGGTCTGGTGGACGACCTCGACCTGCTGGTCGAGCGGGCCCACCGGGACCTCCCCGGGCTGCCGGTCGTCCTGCTGGGGCACAGCACGGGCAGCTTCGCCGCGCAGCAGTACGTGCTGGACCGCGGCGACCGGATCGCCGGCCTGGTGCTCTCCGGCACCACGCTGCTGGACGTCCTGGAACCGCTGGTCGACCTCGACCTGCCGCCGGACCTGTCGGTGTTCAACGCGCCGTTCGCGCCCGCGCGCACCCCGTTCGACTGGCTCTCCCGCGACGAGGCGCAGGTCGACGCCTACCTGGCCGACCCGGCCTGCGGGTTCGGCCTCGACCCGGCCGCCAACCGGGCGATGTTCACCGCCGCCCGGGCCTTCGCCGACCCCGGCCGGCTCGCCGGGATCCGGCCCGACCTGCCCGTCCACCTCACCGTCGGCGAGGCCGACCCGCTGCACGGCGGCCTCGCGCTGGTCCGGACGCTGGTCGAGCGGCTGCACGCCGCCGGCCTGACCGACGTCACGCTGCGGGTCTGGCCGGGCGCCCGGCACGAGGTGCTGAACGAGACCGTCCGCGCCGAGGTGGAGGCCGATCTGCTCGCCTTCGTGGAGCGGGTCGGCAGCTGACCGCCCGCCTGCCCGTCGGGCCCGGTGGCCGCCCGCCTGCCTGTCAGGACCGGTGGCCGACCAGTCCGGCCACCGGCGGGCGGGCCAGCAGACTGTCGTCCAGGGCGTGCAGCAGGGTGGCGACGTCCGCGTGGACCTCGGCCGCGCCGGCGGCCCGCAGCTCGCGGGAGCACAGGCCGCCGCTCTCCACCGCCACGCAGCGCACCCCCGCCCGCCCGGCGGCCCGCACGTCCCACACCGCGTCGCCGACGAAGACGGACCGCTCCGCGACGCCGTCGACCCGCTCCAGGGCCGCGTGCACCAGGTCAGGTGCGGGCTTGCTCGCGGCCACGTCGTCCGCGGTGGTCACCGCCGCCAGCGCGTCGTCCACCTCCAGCGCCCGGCGGAGCGCCTCCGCCTCGCGCGCGGACGCCGACGTGGCCAGCACCACCCGCCAGCCGCGCCGCGCGCACTCGCGCAGCAGCTCGGCGGCGCCGGGGAAGGGCCGCAGCGACGGCCAGGACCTCGCCCACAGCGCCAGGTGCGCGGCGGTGACCGCCTCGTCGTCGTCCCGCCTGCGGTCCTCGCCCAGCAGGTGGTCGAGCAGCTGGTCGGCGCCCATGCCGACGGCGCGGTGCACGCGGGCGGCGTCCACGTCGTGGCCGTACTGCCGCAGCGCCTCCCACCAGGCGAGGGTGTGCAGGTACGCGGTGTCCACCAGGGTGCCGTCCACGTCGAACAGGGCGGCCGCCGGGCCCTCGCTCATCGTTCCGCCTCCTCCGTACCGGGGCCCGGCGTCTACCCGGTGCGGCGGGAGGCACACCGGGTTCCCCGGCCGCCCCGCCGGTTCGGGGTGCGGCGGGTCCCGCTGCCCCGGCTGCTGATCGGCCGCAACGGCCGGAGGAGCCGACGCTCGGCCGTCCTGCGGGCGGTCACGCCCGCACGGACTCGGGGGCCGGGTCGGGCAGCGGGGCCGGGGGCTCGCGGCGGGGGAGCAGCAGCGGGGTGGCCAGCAGCAGGACGCCCGCCAGGGCGACGGCCGGGCGCGGGCCGAGCAGGACGCCCAAGGCGCCCCAGCCGGCGGTCAGCAGCGCGGTCGCGGCCCGGGTCGTCACCGACCAGGCGGTGAGCGTGCGGGCCACCCGGTCGGCCGGGGTGCGGTGCAGCCGGTAGGTGGCGCAGAGCGGGTTGAAGACGCCGCAGCTCAGGATCAGTCCGAACTCGACGGCCATCACCAGCAGCAGCCCGCCGGTGCCCGGACCGACGAGGGCCAGCCCGACCGGCCAGACCGCGCGCACCGCCCCGGCGGCGGCCAGCACCCGGCGCTGCCCGAACCGGGCGGCCAGCGGACGGGCCAGCCGCGCGCCCAGCAGCCCGCCGAGCGAGGGCACGGCGAAGGCGAGCCCGTACTGCCACGGCGCGAAACCGAGCCGACCGAGCATCAGCACGGCCAGCAGCGGCTCGGCGGCCAGCACCAGGCCGTTGAAGAGCACGGTGTTGACGAACAGCGGCCGCAGCGCCCGGTCGGCGAGCAGGTGGCGCCAGCCGTCGAGCAGCCCCGCGGCCCGCGGCCGCTCCGCGTCCCGGCACGGGGGCGGCGGCTCCTCGCCGCGCGCCAGGCGGATGCCCGCGGCGGACAGCAGGTAGCTGACCGCGTCGGCCGCGACCGTCGCCACCGGCCCGAGCAGCCCGATCGCCGCGCCGCCGAGCGGCGGCCCGACGATCGTGGCGGTCCACGCCGTCGACTCGAACCCGGCATTGGCGAGGAGCAGCTCCTCGCCCGGCAGCACCGACTTCAGGTACGCGCCCGAGGCGGCGCGGAAGGTGAGGTCGGCCGCCGCGACGACCGCCGAGACCAGCAGCAGCTGGACGAAGGCGAGCACCCCGAGCGCGTACGCCGCGGGGACGGTCAGCAGCGCCGCGCACCGCACCAGGTCCGCCCCGACCAGCACCGGCCGCTTCCGGCGGAACTCCACCCACGGCCCGAGCGGCACCGCCGCCACCGCGCCCACCGCCGCCCCCACCGAGGCGAGCGCGGCGACCTCGGCCGGTCCGGCGTGCAGCACCCGGACGGCGATCAGCGGGAACGCGCCGAACGCCAGCCAGGTGCCGAGCGCACTCGACCCGTACGCGCTCCACAGCCACCCGAAGCGCAGCCCGCCGCTCACACCCGCCACCTCCTTCCGCCACAACCGGTACGCGACCGGAAGCATCCAACCGGCCGACCGTTCCGCAGATCAAACAACCGCGGGGCCACCGAGCCACAACCGGTGGTTGTGACCGTAGGGTGGCCGGATGGACCTCGACACCGTCCGGACCTTCGTCGCCGCCGCCGACACGGGCCGGTTCCAGGACGCCGCCGACGAGCTCGCGCTCACCCAGCAGGCCGTCTCCAAGCGCATCGCCGCGCTGGAGCGCGGCCTCGGCGTCCGGCTGTTCACCCGCACCCCGCGCGGCGCCGAGCTCACCATCGACGGGCAGGCGTTCCTGCCGCACGCCCGCGAGCTGCTGCGGGTCGCCGAGCGGGCCGCCGCCTCGGTGCGCGCCGGCCGCCGGCCGCTGCGGGTGGACGTGATCGCCTCCCGGGTCGCGCCGTCCGGCCTGATGCGCGGCTTCCACCAGGCGCACCCCGAGGTCGAGCTCGACGTGGTGATGCTGTTCGACGTGGAGACGGCGGTCGGCGCGCTGCGCTCCGGCACGATCGACGCCTCCTTCCGCGCCGTCGCGGCGCCCGGCCGGCCGCTGCCGCCCGACATCGCGTCCGTCCGGGTGCTCGACGAGCCGCTGCACCTGCTCACCGGCCCCGGGCACGCCCTGGCGGGCGCCCGCTCGGTGACCCCCGCCCGGCTCGCCGGGCACCGGATCTGGATGCCCGGCATCGTCCCCGGCACGGAGTGGGCCGCCTACTACGACGACCTGCGGGCCGAGTTCGGCCTCACCATCGAGGCGACCGGCCCCAACTTCGGCTCCGACGCGCTGCTCGACACCGTCGCCGACACCCCGGCGCTGGCCACCTTCATGGGCGAGCACACCCGCCTGGTCTGGCCCACCGGCCACGGCCTGCGCCGCATCCCGATCACCGACCCGACGCCGGTCTACCCGCACTCCCTGCTCTGGCACCGCGACAACCCGCACCCGGCGCTGGCCGCCCTGCGCACCCACCTCGCCGCCCTCACCCACCGCCCCGCCCCCGCCGGGACCTGGACCCCGGCGTGGGTGCGCTAGCGTCCCTCCCGTGACGGAGCACCAGGGACACCAGGAACACCGGGGACACCAGCAGAACACCAGGGCGGCCTACGACGGGGTGGTGGAGCTGTACGCGTCGCTGTTCTCCGACCGCCGCCTGGAGGAGCACCCGTTCGCGCGGGCGATGATCACCACCTTCGCCGAGCTGGTCCGCGGGACGGGCAACCTGCGCGCCGCCGACCTCGGCTGCGGGCCCGGGCACCTGACGGCGATGCTGAACGACCAGGGGCTGGACGCCTTCGGCCTCGACCTCTCCCCGGGCATGGTCGAACACGCCCGGCGCGCCCACCCGGAACTGCGCTTCGACGAGGCCCGGATGGAGTCGCTGCCGATCGAGGACGGCGCGCTCGGCGGCGTGCTGGCCCACTACTCGATGATCCACACCCCGCCCGCGGAGGTGCCCGCGCTGCTCGCCGAGCAGGTGCGCGTGCTGGCCCCGGGCGGCCTGCTGCTGGCCTCCTTCTTCGGGACGGACGGGCCGGACCCGGTCCGCTTCGACCACAAGGTGGCGCCCGCCTACGCCTGGCCGGTCGACCGCTTCGCCGAACTGATGGACGGCGCCGGGCTGGTCGCCGTCGCCCGCCTGCAGTTCGACCCGGAGTCCGAACGCGGCTACCTCGACACCCACCTGATGGCCCGCCGGCCGTAGCGCGTCGTCCCGGGTCGCGGCGGCCCGCCGTGGTGGGATGGGGCGGGGGCCGCGGACAGCACACCGAGAGGACGCGAGGATGGTCGACAACACCATGCGGGCGATGGCCTACCCCGGCTACGGCGGGACGGAGGTCCTCCGGGAGACCCGGCTACCGCTGCCGAAGGTCGCGCCCGGGGAGGTCCTGGTCAAGGTCCGGTGCGCCGCGGTCAACCCCGTCGACTGGAAGATCATGGCCGGCGGGCTCGACGCCCTGATGGACGCGGTGTTCCCCGTGGTCCCCGGCTGGGACGTCAGCGGCACCATCGAGCAGGTCGGCTTCGACGTCCCCGAGTTCGCCGTCGGCGACGAGGTGATCGCCTACGCCCGCAAGGACTACGTGCACGGCGGCACCTTCGCCGAGTACGTCAGCGTGCCCGTCCGCGCCCTCGCGCCGAAGCCCGCCGCGCTGGACTGGGCCCAGGCCGCCGGACTCCCGCTCGCCGGACTGACCGCCCACCAGCTGCTCACCCGCCTCGGCACCGGCGCCGGGGACACCGTCCTCGTGCACGGCGCCGCCGGGGGCGTCGGCTCCCTCGGGGTCCAGCTCGCCCGCGTCCGCGGCGCCCGCGTCATCGGCACCGCCTCCCCGCGCAACCACGAGCGGCTGCGCGCCCTCGGCTGCGAGCCCGTCGAGTACGGTGACGGGCTCGCCGACCGCGTCCGCGCCCTCGCCCCCGACGGGGTCACCGTCGTCGCGGACTTCGTCGGCGGCGTCCTCGACAGCACCCTCGCCGTCCTCGCCGACGGCGGCCGGCACGCCTCCATCGCCGACCACACCGTCCTCGGCGCCGGCGGCCAGTGGATGTGGGTCCGCCCCGACGGCGCCGACCTCGCCGAACTCGGCCGCCTCGCCGACGCCGGCCGACTCACCGTCGACGTCGCGGCCACCTTCCCGCTCGCCGACCTCCCCGCGGCCTTCGCCCTCAGCCAGGAGGGCCACACCGCCGGCAAGATCGTCATCACTCTCTGACCCGGCCGGCGCCCGGCCGTCGCCCGACCCTGGCGGGGCCGGGCGCCCCGGGGGCCGCCGTCAGCGGGTGCCGCCAGGTCCTTCCCGGACGCCTCACGGTGCCCCGTCGTCGAGCTCCTCGTCCTCGTCGCCGTGCCAACGCCGCCAGGGGACGTCCCAGACGGGTGCGTCGGCGCCGGGGCGGGGGACGACGGGCATCGGCCCAGGTGCTGTTTCGACGAGGTGGATCAGTGTCCAGCCGGCGCCGTAGCAGTCGTCGGGGCCGAAGCAGCCGGCCAGGGCGTGGGCTTCCTCCGCGGTGACGGGTGCGGTGACCGCCTCCAGCTGCCGGCAGCGTCGGTCGATCTCTTCTTCGGTCGCGTCCCAGTCGGGCAGTGGGCCGTCGGCGACGAAGACGTGGACTTCGGTTCTCATGATGTGCCGCAGTCTTCCACGAAGGTCCGTCAGCAGTGGCAGCACACGTCCAGGACCACGGACTCCGGGTCCAGGGCGTCCAGGTGGGCGTTGGCCTCCCGCAGGTAGTCGTCGTCGCGCCGGTCGGTCCAGCTTCCGTCGAGGCGCAGCAGCGCGTAGCCGGGGACCGCGTTGGCGCGGGCCCGCGCGAGGTTCTCGGCCCGGTCCGCGGTGAAGGGGAAGGGCCACGCCGACGGTGCGTCGCCGCCGGCCGTCCACGCGTCGTGCCGCTCTCCGGCGAGCCGCTCGTGCGCGGCGCGCAGCGCCTCGAAGTCCAGCAGCCCGCGGGGCCCGCCGTCGCACCGGTCGGGAAGGCCGCGGAGCAGGTCGCGGTCCCGGGGCACGTCCCCGTACGCGTGCTTCTCCAGCCGCGGGTCTCCGGCGGCGTCCGGCCGGTGCAGCAGGCGCGGACCTTCGATGCGCAGCGACAGGCCGTCCCACCGGCCCCGCGGGTTGAAGGTGCGAAGGTGGTAGCCGTGTCCGGCTTCGTCGACGTACAGGTGGCCGCCGTCGCCGGGGGCGCTTCCGGTCCGGGAGTTCATCAGGTCGGCGATCTCGCTCCAGCCGAGGCCGTCCCGGTCCGGCAGGACGCCGCGCTCCTTGTTCACCCGCACCCAGTACACGCTGTTCGGATCCGCCGGCTCGTAGTCCCGGTACGGGGGCACCTCCAGTTCGCTGTGGTACGGCGCGAGGGCGGCGGCCAGCGCCGTGCCGTACTCCTGGGGCGGCATCGGCGGCAGGACGACGAGCAGGTCGTACTTCGACATCGGACCTTCTCCTTCCGTTCGTCGGCCCACCGCATCCTGCATCAGGCCGGGCCGGTCGTCGCGTGGATTTCCAACTTCGGTCGGTGCCAAGGCATTGCGGTCGGCGGCGGGTGGCCCTACGCTCGCTCGACATCGGTTAGGAAACTTTCTTAATTGATGCGCGCGCGAGCACCAGGCCCATCCCCGTCCCCCAAGAGGAGTGGCATGTCCTTCATCGGAAGCAAGCGCGGAACCGCCGTCGCCACGGCCGTCGCCGCCGGTCTGCTGGTCACCGCGGTCGCCGGGCTCTCGCCCGCCACCGCCGCGACCACCAACCTGGCCCTGAACAAGCCCGTCACCGTCTCCTCCACCGAGGCGAGCGGCTACGGCGGCGCGAAGGCCGTCGACGGCTCGGGCACCACCCGCTGGGCCAGCGCCGAGGGCGTGGACAACCAGTGGATCCGGATCGACCTCGGGGCCGGCACCGGCGTCAACCGCGTGGTGCTCAAGTGGGAGGCGGCGTACGCCAAGGCCTACCGCGTGGAGCTCTCCGACGACGGCTCCACCTGGCGGCAGATCTACTCCACCACCAGCGGCGACGGCGCCACCGACGACCTCGCGGTCAGCGGCACCGGCCGCTACCTGCGGGTCTACGGCACCCAGCGCGGCACCTCGTACGGCTACTCGCTGTGGGAGGTCGAGGTGTACGGCGGCGGCTCGACCACCACCCCGCCGAGCACGCCGCCGTCCAGCGGAGTCAACCTGGACGACCCGGTGAAGAAGGAGATCGCGATGAAGCTGGTCTCCAGCGCGGAGAACTCCTCGCTGGACTGGCGGGCCCAGTTCTCGTACATCGAGGACATCGACGACGGCCGCGGCTACACCGCCGGCATCATCGGCTTCTGCTCCGGCACCGGCGACATGCTCGACCTGGTCGAGGCGTACACCGCCAAGAAGCCCGGCAACGTGCTCGCCCCGTACCTGCCCGCGCTGCGCGCGGTCGACGGCACCGACTCGCACCAGGGGCTGGACCCGGGCTTCCCCGGCGCGTGGCGCCAGGCGGCCACCGA from Kitasatospora terrestris includes the following:
- a CDS encoding NADP-dependent oxidoreductase; protein product: MRAMAYPGYGGTEVLRETRLPLPKVAPGEVLVKVRCAAVNPVDWKIMAGGLDALMDAVFPVVPGWDVSGTIEQVGFDVPEFAVGDEVIAYARKDYVHGGTFAEYVSVPVRALAPKPAALDWAQAAGLPLAGLTAHQLLTRLGTGAGDTVLVHGAAGGVGSLGVQLARVRGARVIGTASPRNHERLRALGCEPVEYGDGLADRVRALAPDGVTVVADFVGGVLDSTLAVLADGGRHASIADHTVLGAGGQWMWVRPDGADLAELGRLADAGRLTVDVAATFPLADLPAAFALSQEGHTAGKIVITL
- a CDS encoding helix-turn-helix domain-containing protein translates to MTEHNPDETLGPTMAERMLAELPRLQEEITARLIAEQPVYRRLPGEQLERDVRRVTEQSLRGIAQSLRTGRPLEPEWRAFQRASAARRAEEGVPIEAVVDAYYLGAQVCVDFLGTQLPPEQVGFAYRALLTGLRVTVAEVTAGYLEERQAQVGESGAARHTMLAALLIGADIRTVAARTGTALPPAYLVLSLAIGTHRDEAREDVDGEVAARRKIRRIRAELDRITGAPVLARLTAGEGLALLPRTDPDAEQRAWLDTVLADLGRAANVPITAGAAAGPPERVADAARLAAEVRDTALVFRRPPGAYRLDDLLVEHQLTRPGAARDRLAALLAPLAAHPDLLPTLRLYLECGHNRREVAARQHIHPNTVDYRLRRIAALTGLGPADHHGGITLTAALAALDAAAGRPGPPVA
- a CDS encoding MFS transporter, coding for MLPVAYRLWRKEVAGVSGGLRFGWLWSAYGSSALGTWLAFGAFPLIAVRVLHAGPAEVAALASVGAAVGAVAAVPLGPWVEFRRKRPVLVGADLVRCAALLTVPAAYALGVLAFVQLLLVSAVVAAADLTFRAASGAYLKSVLPGEELLLANAGFESTAWTATIVGPPLGGAAIGLLGPVATVAADAVSYLLSAAGIRLARGEEPPPPCRDAERPRAAGLLDGWRHLLADRALRPLFVNTVLFNGLVLAAEPLLAVLMLGRLGFAPWQYGLAFAVPSLGGLLGARLARPLAARFGQRRVLAAAGAVRAVWPVGLALVGPGTGGLLLVMAVEFGLILSCGVFNPLCATYRLHRTPADRVARTLTAWSVTTRAATALLTAGWGALGVLLGPRPAVALAGVLLLATPLLLPRREPPAPLPDPAPESVRA
- a CDS encoding class I SAM-dependent methyltransferase, with product MTEHQGHQEHRGHQQNTRAAYDGVVELYASLFSDRRLEEHPFARAMITTFAELVRGTGNLRAADLGCGPGHLTAMLNDQGLDAFGLDLSPGMVEHARRAHPELRFDEARMESLPIEDGALGGVLAHYSMIHTPPAEVPALLAEQVRVLAPGGLLLASFFGTDGPDPVRFDHKVAPAYAWPVDRFAELMDGAGLVAVARLQFDPESERGYLDTHLMARRP
- a CDS encoding HAD family hydrolase translates to MSEGPAAALFDVDGTLVDTAYLHTLAWWEALRQYGHDVDAARVHRAVGMGADQLLDHLLGEDRRRDDDEAVTAAHLALWARSWPSLRPFPGAAELLRECARRGWRVVLATSASAREAEALRRALEVDDALAAVTTADDVAASKPAPDLVHAALERVDGVAERSVFVGDAVWDVRAAGRAGVRCVAVESGGLCSRELRAAGAAEVHADVATLLHALDDSLLARPPVAGLVGHRS
- a CDS encoding LysR family transcriptional regulator, whose product is MDLDTVRTFVAAADTGRFQDAADELALTQQAVSKRIAALERGLGVRLFTRTPRGAELTIDGQAFLPHARELLRVAERAAASVRAGRRPLRVDVIASRVAPSGLMRGFHQAHPEVELDVVMLFDVETAVGALRSGTIDASFRAVAAPGRPLPPDIASVRVLDEPLHLLTGPGHALAGARSVTPARLAGHRIWMPGIVPGTEWAAYYDDLRAEFGLTIEATGPNFGSDALLDTVADTPALATFMGEHTRLVWPTGHGLRRIPITDPTPVYPHSLLWHRDNPHPALAALRTHLAALTHRPAPAGTWTPAWVR
- a CDS encoding alpha/beta hydrolase; the encoded protein is MSPSVPPTGAVPPAGAGHRAEAVRTAEVVRGRDGTPVTVHRWTPAGRPRGVVQLSHGVGEHARRYDHLARTLAGAGWAVQGQDHRGHGLTAAHSEAFGRIGAQGWAGLVDDLDLLVERAHRDLPGLPVVLLGHSTGSFAAQQYVLDRGDRIAGLVLSGTTLLDVLEPLVDLDLPPDLSVFNAPFAPARTPFDWLSRDEAQVDAYLADPACGFGLDPAANRAMFTAARAFADPGRLAGIRPDLPVHLTVGEADPLHGGLALVRTLVERLHAAGLTDVTLRVWPGARHEVLNETVRAEVEADLLAFVERVGS